In one window of Arthrobacter pascens DNA:
- the secA gene encoding preprotein translocase subunit SecA has product MASIIEKLLRTGDKKTLRQLRNYADSINALEDSFKTFTDAELREETDRLRARHQDGEKLDDLLPEAFAAVREASSRTLGMRHFDVQMMGGAALHLGNIAEMKTGEGKTLVATAPAYLNALTGNGVHVVTVNDYLAEYQSDLMGRVYRFLGLTSGCILSNQDPSVRREQYAADITYGTNNEFGFDYLRDNMAWDQSELVQRGHHFAIVDEVDSILIDEARTPLIISGPAQGDTNRWYSEFAKVVLRLQVDQDYEVDEKKRTVGVLESGIEKVEDYLGIQNLYESANTPLIGFLNNAIKAKELFKRDKDYVILDGEVLIVDEHTGRILAGRRYNEGMHQAIEAKEGVEIKAENQTLATVTLQNYFRMYNKLAGMTGTAETEAAEFMGTYKLGVVAIPTNRDMQRIDQSDLVFKNETVKFDAVVRDIAERHEKGQPVLVGTTSVEKSEYLSKLLAKEGIRHEVLNAKNHAREAAIVAQAGRKGAVTVATNMAGRGTDIMLGGNAEFTAVADLAQRGLDPEENSEEYEAAWPAALEAAKQSVKDEHEEVLDLGGLYVLGTERHESRRIDNQLRGRSGRQGDPGESRFYLSLTDDLMRLFNSGAAERLMNSSVPDDVALESKLVSRAIASAQGQVEGRNAEQRKNVLKYDDVLNRQREAIYGDRRRILEGDDLHEKVQYFVEDTITALIDAATAEGTGDDWDYNQLWTNLKTLYPVSVSPEDIIEEAGGKSRLTVELLKEELLSDARLVYQAREEAIGSESMRELERRVVLSVIGRKWQEHLYEMDYLKEGIGLRAMAQRDPLVEYQREGFIMFQSMMEAIREESVGFLFNLEVEVTPAQDVVVADAAGGHTEHMEPRIHAAGLEAPEKPAQLQYTAPGEDGGTQTRVESRSSSSRPGNPSRSGNPAKAAAQDPTRRAAKKKRR; this is encoded by the coding sequence GTGGCATCAATCATCGAAAAACTTCTCCGTACGGGTGACAAAAAAACCCTGCGGCAACTCCGGAACTATGCCGACTCCATCAATGCTCTCGAAGACTCGTTCAAGACTTTCACTGATGCCGAACTCCGTGAAGAAACGGACCGCCTCCGCGCCCGGCATCAGGACGGCGAGAAGCTCGATGACCTTCTGCCGGAAGCCTTTGCCGCAGTGCGTGAAGCCTCCTCCCGTACCCTTGGCATGCGTCACTTCGACGTCCAGATGATGGGTGGTGCTGCCCTCCACCTGGGCAACATCGCCGAGATGAAGACAGGTGAAGGCAAGACCCTCGTGGCCACTGCTCCGGCCTACCTCAATGCCCTCACCGGGAACGGTGTCCACGTGGTCACCGTGAACGACTACCTGGCCGAATACCAGTCAGACCTCATGGGCCGCGTCTACCGCTTCCTGGGTCTCACCAGCGGCTGCATCCTGTCCAACCAGGACCCCTCAGTCCGGCGCGAGCAGTACGCCGCCGACATCACGTACGGCACCAACAACGAGTTCGGCTTCGACTACCTTCGCGACAACATGGCCTGGGACCAGTCAGAGCTCGTTCAGCGCGGGCACCACTTTGCCATCGTGGACGAGGTCGACTCCATCCTGATCGACGAGGCCCGGACGCCGCTGATTATCTCCGGTCCCGCCCAGGGGGACACGAACCGCTGGTACAGCGAATTCGCCAAGGTCGTGCTGAGGCTCCAGGTGGACCAGGACTACGAAGTGGACGAAAAGAAGCGCACGGTGGGCGTTCTTGAAAGCGGCATCGAAAAAGTCGAGGACTACCTCGGAATCCAGAATCTCTACGAATCCGCCAATACTCCGCTCATCGGGTTCCTCAACAACGCCATCAAGGCCAAGGAGCTCTTCAAGCGGGACAAGGACTATGTCATCCTGGACGGCGAAGTCCTGATCGTCGACGAACACACCGGCCGCATCCTCGCGGGCAGGCGGTACAACGAGGGCATGCACCAGGCCATCGAAGCCAAGGAAGGCGTCGAGATCAAGGCCGAGAACCAGACCTTGGCCACGGTGACGCTGCAGAATTACTTCCGCATGTACAACAAGCTCGCTGGCATGACCGGTACTGCGGAGACCGAGGCCGCCGAATTCATGGGCACCTACAAGCTCGGTGTCGTGGCAATCCCCACCAACCGGGATATGCAGCGGATCGACCAGTCCGACCTGGTCTTCAAGAATGAAACAGTAAAATTCGACGCCGTCGTCAGGGACATCGCCGAACGCCACGAAAAGGGCCAGCCCGTCCTGGTAGGCACCACCAGTGTGGAGAAGAGCGAATATCTCTCCAAACTGCTGGCCAAGGAAGGCATCAGGCACGAAGTCCTGAATGCCAAGAACCATGCACGTGAAGCGGCCATCGTCGCGCAGGCCGGCCGGAAGGGCGCCGTCACCGTCGCCACGAACATGGCAGGCCGCGGTACGGACATCATGTTGGGCGGCAACGCCGAATTCACAGCAGTGGCAGACCTTGCCCAGCGCGGGCTGGACCCGGAAGAGAACTCTGAGGAGTATGAGGCCGCCTGGCCAGCCGCCCTGGAGGCCGCCAAACAGTCAGTCAAGGACGAGCACGAGGAAGTCCTGGACCTCGGCGGGCTTTACGTGCTGGGAACCGAGCGGCACGAATCCCGGCGCATCGATAACCAGCTCCGCGGCCGTTCGGGACGCCAGGGTGATCCGGGTGAATCACGGTTCTACCTCTCCCTGACCGATGACCTCATGCGTCTCTTCAACTCCGGTGCCGCCGAACGGCTGATGAACAGCTCAGTGCCGGATGACGTGGCGCTGGAATCCAAGCTTGTCTCCCGCGCCATAGCATCCGCGCAGGGCCAGGTCGAAGGCCGGAATGCCGAGCAGCGCAAGAATGTCCTGAAGTACGACGACGTCCTGAACCGCCAGCGCGAAGCCATTTACGGCGACCGGCGCAGGATCCTCGAGGGCGACGACCTTCATGAGAAAGTGCAGTACTTCGTCGAGGACACCATCACGGCCCTCATCGATGCCGCCACGGCGGAGGGCACCGGTGACGACTGGGACTACAACCAGCTCTGGACGAACCTGAAGACGCTGTACCCCGTCAGTGTCTCGCCTGAGGACATCATCGAAGAGGCCGGCGGAAAGTCGCGGTTGACGGTGGAGTTGCTCAAGGAGGAACTGCTGTCCGACGCGCGCCTGGTGTACCAGGCCCGTGAGGAAGCAATCGGTTCCGAAAGCATGCGGGAGCTTGAGCGTCGCGTCGTCTTGTCGGTCATCGGGCGCAAATGGCAGGAACACCTTTATGAGATGGACTACCTGAAGGAAGGCATTGGCCTGCGGGCGATGGCCCAGCGTGATCCGCTCGTTGAATACCAGCGCGAAGGCTTCATCATGTTCCAGAGCATGATGGAGGCCATCCGTGAGGAAAGTGTCGGCTTCCTGTTCAACCTTGAAGTCGAGGTCACACCGGCGCAGGATGTCGTGGTTGCCGACGCGGCCGGGGGGCACACGGAACATATGGAACCCCGGATCCACGCGGCCGGACTCGAGGCGCCGGAGAAGCCGGCCCAGCTGCAGTACACCGCGCCGGGCGAGGATGGCGGAACCC
- a CDS encoding winged helix-turn-helix domain-containing protein translates to MAATLSLDQARRIALAAQGLDKGRPAGPVTSRTVGRTFARLQLVQIDSVNVLSRSHFLPFFSRLGNYDRSILQRLSATHPRRMMEYWAHEASYIRPEHFPDLLLWQKRKWVGASAMEPALRDGVAGKILEELSIGPPLTAAQLTARIGHVEDRRTDNWGWNWNAVKRVLEHLFEDGLVSAASRSDQFERRYTLTARVLPGLAGEQERPRDPVAAMHRLIDAAAQAHGIGTVRCFADYFRVPAKAAALSVHHLVQTGRLEPVRVAGWDRELFRHVDARVPRKAMGRALLSPFDSLVFERRRLEELFGFHYRIEIYTPEHKRRFGYYVLPFLLRDKLVARVDLKADRASGQLLVKSAHAEPDPPLDTAVELAAELRLMADWLGLEDVVVHPAGDLAAGLEAAVRADAGGIRSQGTQATWPVSLP, encoded by the coding sequence GTGGCAGCAACGCTGAGCCTGGACCAGGCCCGGCGGATTGCTCTGGCAGCCCAGGGACTCGACAAAGGACGGCCCGCCGGACCCGTGACATCACGGACGGTGGGCCGTACCTTTGCCCGGCTCCAGCTTGTCCAGATCGATTCCGTCAATGTTCTTTCCCGGAGCCACTTCCTCCCGTTTTTCTCCCGGCTGGGGAACTACGACCGCAGTATCCTGCAGCGCCTGTCAGCCACCCATCCCCGTCGGATGATGGAGTACTGGGCACACGAAGCCAGCTACATACGGCCCGAACACTTCCCGGATCTGCTTTTGTGGCAAAAACGAAAATGGGTGGGTGCTTCGGCCATGGAACCCGCACTTCGGGACGGGGTGGCTGGAAAAATCCTCGAGGAACTTTCCATCGGCCCGCCCCTGACAGCCGCGCAGTTGACGGCCAGGATCGGACACGTCGAGGACCGGCGGACCGACAACTGGGGATGGAACTGGAACGCCGTCAAAAGGGTCCTTGAGCATCTCTTCGAAGATGGTCTGGTCTCTGCCGCTTCCAGAAGCGACCAGTTCGAGCGCAGGTATACGCTGACCGCGCGTGTGCTGCCGGGCCTGGCCGGTGAACAGGAGCGCCCGCGGGATCCGGTTGCCGCCATGCACCGCCTCATTGACGCAGCCGCGCAGGCACACGGCATCGGAACTGTGAGGTGCTTTGCCGACTACTTCCGGGTCCCGGCAAAAGCGGCCGCCCTGTCCGTGCACCATCTGGTGCAGACCGGCAGGCTTGAACCGGTCAGGGTTGCCGGCTGGGACAGAGAACTGTTCCGCCACGTGGATGCCAGGGTTCCCCGGAAGGCCATGGGGCGCGCCCTCCTGAGTCCCTTCGATTCCCTGGTTTTCGAACGGCGCCGGCTGGAGGAACTTTTCGGGTTTCACTATCGCATAGAGATTTACACGCCAGAACATAAAAGACGGTTCGGATACTACGTCCTCCCGTTCCTCCTGCGGGACAAGTTAGTGGCCCGGGTTGACCTAAAGGCGGACCGCGCCTCAGGCCAGCTGCTGGTCAAGTCCGCCCATGCCGAGCCGGACCCCCCGCTGGACACCGCCGTCGAGCTTGCCGCCGAACTGAGGCTCATGGCCGACTGGCTGGGACTTGAGGACGTAGTGGTTCACCCTGCCGGTGACCTGGCGGCGGGGCTGGAAGCAGCCGTCCGGGCGGATGCCGGAGGCATCCGCTCTCAGGGAACACAGGCCACGTGGCCTGTGTCTCTCCCGTAG
- the mtrB gene encoding MtrAB system histidine kinase MtrB, whose translation MRLPLRASIWKRRTLIVSLRVARLVRTGLGRVFPALRYLAKSLHRRWRRSLQFRTVLTTLLLSVTSFAVVGAYLSNQIANNLFQERLTQAESETRYNVKQVQDTFDGAQVTDQSSVITLVYDTLTAVEGRGDIIQRRYVFEAMPEQTKPRNRWVESRASDQLTVSVIPPELRKAVQQSGKDQYWASTVIPVGTEDRPGIAVGNKVTFNGTVYELYLIYDLNTAQQTLDEIQSVLWAGGAVLVLIIGAIAWYVTRNVVSPVSHAALVSEKLAAGQLQERMVVKGEDEVARLGASFNHMAASLQEQITQLATLSQMQQRFVSDVSHELRTPLTTVRMAAEVLYDARHDFDPINKRSAELLYNQVERFQSLLSDLLEISRFDAGVAVLDAEPEDILQVIAHVIEGAAPVAAEYGCEITLRAPAGGIVVEMDARRIDRILRNLILNAVEHGEGKPVNISVAANRTAVGIAVRDHGIGMTPAEAARVFDRFWRADPARARTTGGSGLGLSIAMEDTKLHNGWLQAWGKKGSGANFRLTIPLRQGEEIERSPVQLEPGEITLPGGPDGKNMLVLERGPAPVPPAPDPAPEAADSVPPRQDEHAEEPALGSGDVTSPPRSAASAARKDSP comes from the coding sequence ATGCGGCTGCCGTTGCGCGCCAGCATCTGGAAGCGCCGGACCCTGATCGTCAGCCTGAGGGTGGCGCGCCTGGTCAGGACCGGCCTCGGCCGCGTGTTTCCGGCCCTGCGCTACCTGGCGAAATCGCTTCACCGACGCTGGCGGCGCTCCCTGCAGTTCCGGACTGTGCTCACCACGCTGCTGCTGTCCGTGACGTCGTTTGCCGTGGTCGGCGCCTACCTGTCGAACCAGATCGCCAACAACCTCTTCCAGGAGCGCCTGACCCAGGCTGAGTCCGAGACCCGGTACAACGTCAAGCAGGTCCAGGACACTTTCGACGGCGCCCAGGTCACCGACCAGTCCAGCGTCATCACCCTGGTCTACGACACCCTGACCGCAGTCGAGGGGCGGGGAGACATCATCCAGCGCCGCTACGTGTTCGAGGCGATGCCGGAGCAGACCAAGCCCCGGAACCGGTGGGTTGAATCCAGGGCATCGGACCAGCTGACAGTGAGCGTCATCCCGCCCGAACTGCGGAAGGCAGTCCAGCAATCCGGCAAGGACCAGTACTGGGCTTCCACCGTTATTCCGGTAGGCACCGAGGACCGGCCGGGAATTGCGGTAGGCAACAAGGTGACCTTCAACGGGACGGTGTACGAGCTCTACCTGATTTATGACCTCAACACCGCGCAGCAGACCCTCGACGAGATCCAGAGCGTGCTGTGGGCCGGCGGCGCCGTGCTGGTGCTGATCATCGGCGCCATCGCGTGGTATGTGACCCGCAACGTAGTCAGTCCGGTCAGCCACGCGGCCCTGGTATCGGAGAAACTCGCTGCCGGGCAGCTGCAGGAGCGCATGGTAGTCAAAGGCGAGGATGAAGTGGCCCGGCTGGGCGCTTCCTTCAATCACATGGCCGCCAGTCTCCAGGAACAGATCACCCAGCTGGCCACGCTGTCGCAGATGCAGCAGCGCTTCGTGTCGGACGTTTCGCATGAGCTGAGGACTCCGCTCACCACTGTGCGCATGGCGGCGGAGGTCCTCTACGACGCCCGGCACGACTTCGATCCTATTAACAAGCGTTCCGCTGAGCTCCTCTATAACCAGGTTGAGCGTTTCCAGTCGCTCCTTTCCGACCTGCTCGAGATCTCTCGTTTTGATGCCGGCGTGGCCGTGCTTGACGCGGAGCCGGAGGACATCCTGCAGGTCATTGCCCACGTCATCGAAGGCGCCGCGCCTGTCGCGGCGGAGTACGGCTGCGAGATCACGCTTCGTGCCCCCGCCGGCGGCATAGTCGTGGAAATGGACGCCCGGCGCATCGACAGGATCCTGCGCAACCTGATCCTGAATGCCGTGGAACACGGCGAAGGAAAACCCGTGAACATTTCAGTTGCCGCCAACCGGACGGCAGTGGGCATTGCCGTCCGCGACCACGGCATCGGAATGACCCCGGCGGAGGCGGCCCGTGTCTTTGACAGGTTCTGGAGGGCCGACCCCGCCCGGGCCCGGACCACTGGCGGCAGCGGCCTGGGACTATCCATCGCCATGGAGGACACCAAGCTGCACAACGGCTGGCTGCAGGCCTGGGGAAAGAAGGGGAGCGGGGCCAACTTCCGGCTGACGATCCCCCTGAGGCAGGGCGAAGAGATCGAGAGGTCACCTGTGCAGCTGGAGCCGGGGGAGATCACCCTGCCCGGAGGGCCGGACGGAAAGAACATGCTGGTCCTGGAGCGGGGTCCGGCGCCTGTTCCGCCAGCCCCGGATCCCGCACCGGAGGCGGCAGACAGTGTGCCGCCCCGGCAAGATGAACATGCTGAGGAGCCTGCACTTGGCAGCGGGGACGTGACTTCGCCTCCGCGTTCCGCCGCATCGGCAGCGCGGAAGGATTCGCCATGA
- a CDS encoding ComF family protein, which produces MTDGPPTRGPGGIMVPADPDLLPAALSPAKHRGEYRTRVLKMADQLAAAWAELLALAVPVDCVCCGAEDRCLCVACERQVRRLTSRPFRAEGQAPALMEVDGGIILPVVAAGVYREELAQALLSFKSHGQPHLKSVLAKGLGDALTAATGGMDAVLLVPVPSSAGAFVKRGFSPVHLLLRALAGRGLLGGTPVLDVLRKSRRHDVAERLPGGQKGLGRGARARRVRGSMRVGGWKGKSVAGRRCVIVDDVLTTGATLSEAARALHLGGAFVAGAVVLAATRPPDSGALAPLPQGLEEGPRLTKK; this is translated from the coding sequence GTGACTGACGGACCGCCTACCCGGGGACCTGGCGGGATCATGGTTCCCGCCGATCCGGACCTCCTTCCCGCTGCTCTCTCACCCGCGAAGCACCGCGGCGAGTACCGGACGCGGGTCCTGAAAATGGCTGACCAGCTGGCCGCCGCCTGGGCCGAGCTTCTGGCCCTTGCCGTTCCGGTGGACTGCGTCTGCTGCGGCGCTGAGGACCGGTGCCTCTGCGTGGCCTGTGAACGTCAGGTCAGGAGACTCACCAGCAGACCCTTCAGGGCCGAGGGGCAGGCCCCGGCGCTCATGGAAGTCGACGGCGGCATCATCCTCCCGGTGGTGGCCGCCGGGGTTTACCGTGAAGAGCTGGCGCAGGCGCTCCTTTCGTTCAAGAGCCATGGCCAGCCCCACCTGAAGTCGGTTTTGGCGAAGGGGCTGGGCGATGCCCTCACCGCGGCGACGGGAGGCATGGACGCCGTACTCCTCGTGCCCGTCCCCAGCAGCGCCGGAGCATTCGTGAAACGCGGCTTCAGCCCGGTGCATCTTCTCCTTCGTGCATTGGCGGGACGGGGCCTTCTGGGCGGCACACCTGTTCTGGACGTTCTTCGAAAATCCCGCCGCCACGATGTGGCCGAGCGGCTTCCGGGTGGCCAAAAGGGCCTCGGCCGCGGGGCGAGGGCCAGGCGGGTTCGAGGATCCATGCGCGTCGGAGGGTGGAAGGGGAAGAGTGTCGCCGGACGGCGATGCGTCATTGTGGATGACGTCCTGACCACCGGGGCAACGCTCTCCGAGGCGGCCCGCGCGCTCCACCTGGGCGGTGCCTTCGTGGCAGGCGCCGTGGTCCTCGCAGCCACGCGCCCGCCCGATTCCGGTGCCCTGGCGCCCCTTCCACAGGGGCTGGAGGAAGGGCCGCGACTTACAAAAAAATAA
- the hpf gene encoding ribosome hibernation-promoting factor, HPF/YfiA family, whose product MEFMISGRNLTVSDRFREYAGEKISKIESLGDKVQRVDAKVSKETNARQTGDQLTVEVTVLGRGPVIRAEASAADKFAAFDLAYNKLLERLRRAKDRKKVHHGRHTPKAVREATAALEPASAHEPIYAEPSHRNEPVATRAEASPYEVDNDIPAGDSPVLIRRKVFPAASLSLDDAVDNMELVGHDFYLFVDKATNTPSVVYRRRGWTYGVITLDHECEPGDTVIEEKIIAYRSDDEAAKV is encoded by the coding sequence ATGGAGTTTATGATCAGCGGACGAAATCTGACGGTCTCAGACCGCTTCCGCGAATACGCGGGGGAAAAGATCTCGAAGATCGAATCGCTCGGCGACAAGGTCCAGAGAGTGGATGCGAAAGTTTCCAAGGAAACGAATGCCCGCCAGACCGGCGACCAGCTCACCGTTGAAGTGACCGTCCTGGGACGTGGACCAGTGATCCGTGCCGAAGCCAGCGCCGCTGACAAATTCGCTGCGTTTGATCTCGCTTACAACAAGCTGCTGGAGCGGCTCCGCCGTGCGAAGGACCGCAAGAAGGTCCACCACGGCCGGCACACACCCAAAGCGGTCCGGGAGGCCACCGCCGCCCTGGAACCCGCGAGTGCCCACGAACCTATTTATGCGGAACCAAGCCACCGGAACGAACCCGTGGCAACGCGGGCCGAAGCGTCCCCCTATGAGGTTGACAACGATATTCCCGCAGGCGATTCCCCGGTGCTGATCCGGCGCAAGGTCTTTCCTGCTGCCTCCCTCTCCCTCGACGACGCCGTGGACAACATGGAGCTCGTAGGCCACGATTTTTACCTTTTTGTTGATAAAGCCACCAACACACCGTCCGTGGTGTACCGCCGCCGCGGCTGGACGTACGGGGTCATCACCCTGGACCACGAATGCGAACCCGGGGATACAGTGATTGAGGAAAAAATCATCGCTTACCGTTCCGATGATGAGGCAGCAAAAGTCTAG
- a CDS encoding LpqB family beta-propeller domain-containing protein → MKVSMRHSKLVLMVILVVLLASCARIPTSGPVGKSSEGSAGNVSAPVFLPAGPQPGAAPENIIEDFYRAGSGYEDDYAVAREYLTQASSVAWKPDQRALVYRAARVVPTSVANVYNYELDVAYTVDADGIATQSPPGTMENIPATLTQVDGQWRISAIPDGTAIPEETFKVIYGAFPIYFYDPSFTYAVPDVRWFIKNKTVKAMTSALLAGPAPYLRGAVVSAFPSGIKLARESVPVVSGAAQVDLSAKELTEASAEDRLRMQTQLALTFRSQPDVVNVELRANQDLVRVDDNGSVLPPVQNKNVPARQIAVSGKELVRYENNRISPLPDMQTVSALGPRFPAESPVSQTVAFLNESRTTLYSMVPGQPARALTTRSILTHPSFSLHDWVWAAGPGASGGTEIVAYHPAGIAEGAAVPTVTLAPSWLAGWTIKDLRVSREGVRALVISEQNGKTRVQVAGIIRNADGTPRELTSPITLVTDSEPDQGVWVSDTTIAVMKGAPAANVTPELLSLTSGQPQQLAPWPGLVALSAGNGQEEIYGQSAEGIFQRLGNGWSPQLKGPMDPSFPG, encoded by the coding sequence ATGAAGGTCAGCATGCGGCACAGCAAGCTTGTGCTGATGGTCATCCTGGTCGTCCTGCTCGCGTCCTGCGCGCGCATCCCCACGTCGGGTCCGGTAGGGAAAAGCAGTGAGGGTAGTGCCGGGAATGTCAGCGCTCCGGTCTTCCTCCCGGCCGGACCTCAACCCGGCGCCGCCCCGGAGAACATCATTGAGGATTTTTACCGGGCAGGGAGCGGCTACGAGGACGATTATGCTGTGGCCCGCGAGTACCTCACCCAGGCATCTTCGGTGGCATGGAAACCTGATCAGCGCGCACTCGTGTACCGGGCAGCACGTGTTGTGCCCACCAGCGTCGCCAATGTCTACAACTACGAACTGGACGTTGCGTACACAGTCGACGCCGACGGCATCGCAACCCAGAGCCCGCCAGGCACCATGGAGAACATTCCCGCCACGCTCACCCAGGTTGACGGGCAATGGCGGATTTCAGCCATTCCTGACGGGACTGCGATCCCGGAGGAAACGTTCAAGGTCATTTACGGCGCCTTTCCCATCTACTTCTACGATCCAAGCTTCACGTACGCGGTTCCGGACGTGCGGTGGTTCATCAAGAACAAAACCGTGAAGGCAATGACCAGTGCCCTGCTCGCCGGGCCGGCGCCGTACCTCCGGGGTGCAGTGGTGAGCGCCTTCCCCTCCGGCATCAAACTGGCGCGTGAATCCGTTCCGGTAGTGTCAGGGGCCGCGCAGGTGGACCTCAGCGCCAAGGAACTCACCGAGGCGTCCGCGGAGGACAGGCTCCGGATGCAGACGCAGCTCGCCCTGACCTTCAGGAGCCAGCCTGATGTGGTCAACGTCGAACTGCGGGCCAACCAGGACCTTGTCCGGGTGGATGACAACGGGTCGGTGCTGCCGCCCGTACAGAACAAGAACGTTCCCGCCCGCCAGATCGCCGTCAGCGGAAAGGAACTGGTGCGGTATGAGAACAACAGAATCTCTCCGCTTCCGGACATGCAGACCGTCTCCGCTCTTGGTCCGCGCTTTCCGGCGGAATCGCCCGTATCCCAAACCGTTGCGTTCCTGAATGAAAGCAGGACGACGCTTTACAGCATGGTTCCCGGACAGCCCGCCAGGGCCCTGACCACGCGCAGCATCCTGACGCATCCCTCCTTCAGCCTGCACGACTGGGTATGGGCTGCCGGGCCCGGCGCCTCCGGAGGAACGGAAATCGTGGCCTACCATCCGGCAGGAATCGCTGAGGGAGCAGCCGTTCCCACGGTTACCCTGGCACCTTCCTGGCTCGCCGGATGGACCATCAAAGACCTGAGAGTGTCCCGGGAAGGGGTGCGCGCACTCGTGATATCGGAGCAGAACGGAAAGACGCGGGTGCAGGTTGCCGGGATCATCCGCAATGCCGATGGAACCCCGAGGGAGCTGACCTCACCTATAACGCTGGTCACGGACAGCGAGCCGGACCAGGGCGTCTGGGTCAGCGATACAACGATCGCGGTGATGAAGGGGGCACCGGCAGCGAATGTGACGCCGGAGCTGTTGTCACTCACCTCCGGACAGCCCCAGCAGCTGGCACCCTGGCCGGGCCTGGTTGCGCTTAGCGCCGGCAACGGGCAGGAGGAGATCTACGGCCAGTCGGCCGAGGGGATCTTCCAGCGGCTCGGGAACGGCTGGTCCCCGCAGCTCAAGGGCCCGATGGATCCGTCCTTCCCGGGTTAA